The sequence TAGCTGCATTTATTTTGGCCGCAGCAACGCTATTAATTCGTGTTGGACACCATTACTGGCCGTATGTGGATCTTCGAACCAAACAGCCAGATGAGTAAAACTTTGAAGGTTAAGACTTTATAAATGAAGCCCAGCGATAGCGCTGGGTTTTTTAATAAGGGGAGCTTGAGCGAAAAAACGTCGTTTTCTTTAAATAACGCTTTACAACCTAGCTAGGATCACCAAGAATGTCCTCGCTCTGTTTTCAGGGTTATTAAATGAAACATCCAGTTGTAAAGTAAAACCCTTAGTATTGCTTCATTGTTATTCTCAGTGTTTCCCTTAGCTTCATAGATACATTAAATAATTCAAGCTTTCAGCGCATCGCACTTTTTGGCGATTAATTTTTTATTTTTATATAAGGGACACATCATGTCTAACAAAGTAAACGGCGTAGTAAAATGGTTTAACGAAGAGAAAGGTTTCGGTTTCCTAACTCAAGACAACGGCGGCGCTGACGTATTCGTACACTTCCGTGCTATCGCTTCTGAAGGTTTCAAAACTCTTAAAGAAGGCCAACAAGTGTCTTTCGAAGTAGAGCAAGGCCAAAAAGGTCTTCAAGCTGCAAACGTTGTAGCTCTATAAGATTTTAAGTCGGCGCAGGTTGCAACAGCAACTTGCGTCACTTTCTCTCAAATCAGTATCCCCCTCAGTTCCACCGTAACACCCCCTTCAAAAAACGCTTAAATCCTTTTGTTACACCCGCTCTGTTCTATCTATAGCTGTATCTATCTTTTGCTCTAAACAATCTCCAGCGTAATTACTTGCTCACTGGCTTACCGTGATTGTCATTGTTGTATCCATAAAAAAGCCCCTAAAACTAGGAGCTCATTTTTAATTCACTAAGACTGTTATTCAATGTTCTGAATTTGCTCACGCATCTGTTCGATAAGAACCTTCAGCTCTACACCAGAAGCTGTGATGTCTGTGCTGATAGATTTAGACGCTAGCGTGTTTGATTCACGGTTGAACTCTTGCATCATGAAGTCCAGCTTACGGCCGCATGCGCCACCTTTCTTCAATACTGCATTGGCTTCTTTCACGTGAGAGTCTAGGCGGTCTAGCTCTTCTGCTACGTCTGACTTCTGTGCTAGCAGGATAAGCTCTTGCTCAACGCGAGAACCTTCTAGCTCAATTTTCGCTTCTTCAAACTTGTTAAGCAGACGCTCACGTTGCCATTCTAGGATTTCAGGCATGCGTGCACGAACTTTCACTACTTCTTCAGTGATCGCATCCAAGCGCTGTACGATTAGCGCCTTCATGTTTTCACCTTCACGAGCACGAGCATCAATGAACTCGGCAATCGCATCGTTGAATGCGTCTAGCAGGTCTTTGTTGATGGCATCCATGTCTTGCTCTGGAGTTTCCATCACACCAGGCCAGTTCATCACTTGGAATGGGTTCAAACGGCTTTCTTCGCCAGTCATGGTCATTACTTGGTTAGCAGCGTTAATTACTTGCTGTGCTAAACCTTCGTTGATGCTTAGCTCACCTTTAGCGGCTGGGTTTGCTTCGAAGCGTAGGTTACATTCAACCTTGCCGCGAGCTAGACGCTTACGGAAACGCTCACGTAGGATTGGCTCTAAACCACGGAACTGTTCAGGCATACGGAAGTAAGTTTCTAGGTAGCGTTGGTTTACACTACGGATTTCCCATACTGCTGTACCCCAATCGCCTTTTACTTCTTTGCGTGCGTACGCGGTCATACTATAAATCATCGAATTTTCCTGTCTTTTATCATTCTGAAAATAACGCGCACGCATAGTATCACGATACGAGTTGCACCCGAAGTCGATTGATTTTCACTATAAATAGCCTTTGAAGATAAATAGCTTTGAACGGCAAATAGATTTGAAAGATAAACTGCTATATAATCTTGCCCCAATCAAAACTGTCTCACCCCTTTCTTAGGTGATGCACTCTTTCGATAGTAAATCACTTCAGACTGTTAATAAGGTAGATACCAATGCGTCCAAATGACCGCGCTGTAGATCAAATTCGTCCAATTAAAATTACTCGTAACTACACAGCTTATGCTGAGGGTTCTGTATTAGTTGAGTTCGGCAACACTAAAGTTCTATGTAATGCGACGGTAGAAGAAAACGTACCGCGTTGGTTGAAAGGTCAAGGTAAGGGTTGGGTTACAGCTGAATACGGCATGCTGCCACGTGCAACGCACACTCGTAACCGTCGTGAAGCGGCGAGCGGTAAGCAAGGTGGTCGTACGATGGAAATCCAACGTCTGATCGCTCGTAGCCTACGTGCTGTTGTTGATTTAAAAGTAATGGGTGAAATCATGATCACTGTCGATTGTGATGTTATCCAAGCAGACGGCGGTACACGTACTGCTTCTATCTCAGGCGCAAGCGTAGCAATGGCTGACGCTATCAACAGCCTACTAGCAAGCGGCAAACTGAAAAAGAACCCAATGAAAGGCCATGTAGCGGCTGTTTCAGTGGGCATCGTTGGTGCACAGGCACTGTGTGACCTTGAGTACGTTGAAGACTCAGCAGCAGATACCGACATGAACGTTGTAATGACGGAAGACGGTAAGATGATTGAGATTCAAGGCACCGCAGAAGGCGAACCGTTCAGCCACGAAGAGCTGATGCAGCTTTTAGCCCTGGCAAATAAGGGCATTGCCGATATCGTCGAAGCGCAGAAAGCTGCGTTGGCCGACTAATTATTTTTAATAGCTCCCATTTGGGGGCTATTTTTTTATTTTCGTCATATATAACTCTACACCTGTGTTAGCTGCAATTTTTCACCCTAATCACATAGGTCCCCTATGCTTATAGGGCTGAAAAACTTTGCTGCCTTGTTGTAGAGCTATCTATTTAGAAAATACATCATCGTTAGCTTTCGAAGCGATCGGAAGTTAGGAATTGGAAAGTAAATTAATTTAGAGGATGAGCATGAAAGCATATCAACGTGAATTTATTGAATTTGCACTAGAGAAAGAAGTACTTAAGTTTGGTGAGTTTACTTTAAAGTCTGGCCGTAAGAGCCCTTACTTCTTCAATGCTGGATTGTTTAATACAGGTCGTGACCTAGCACGTTTAGGTCGCTTCTACGCAGCAGCATTGGCTGATTCAGGTATTGAGTTTGATGTACTATTTGGCCCTGCATACAAAGGTATCCCAATCGCGACGACAACAGCGGTAGCACTGGCAGATCACCACGATGTGGACACGCCTTACTGCTTTAACCGTAAAGAAGCGAAAGACCACGGTGAAGGTGGCAACCTAGTCGGTAGCGCACTGGAAGGTCGCATCATGCTTGTAGATGACGTGATCACTGCAGGTACTGCGATTCGTGAGTCGATGGAAATCATCCAAGCGAACGGCGCGGATCTAGCGGGTGTTCTTGTTGCTATCGACCGTCAAGAGAAAGGCAAAGGCGAGCTGTCTGCAATTCAAGAAGTTGAACGCGATTTCGGTTGTGCAATCATCTCAATCGTTAGCCTGACTGACCTTGTGACTTTCCTTGAAGAGAAAGGCACAGATGCAGCACATCTAGACGCAGTAAAAGCGTACCGCGCTCAATACGGAATCTAACACCTGAAGCGTCGAACCTAACGGTTTAACGTTCTAAGTTTAGAATCGAAAAATTAAAAAGGCCCGAGAGATAACTCTTTCGGGCCTTTTACTTTTCTATTGAAGTGAGCTGTTTTCCTATCTAACGATAGGCGCTCTATTTATAACGAATGCCGCGTTCAGCTTCTGGATCTTCCATTGTCTTGAAGCGCTTGTGTAGCCACATCCATTGCTCAGGAGCACGTAAGATAATCTTCTCTAGGTAGCTGTTCATGTAAGCCGCCGCCGCTTTCTCATCTTTTTGCGGATAGTTATCTTCGATCGACTCGTCAGCCATGATTTCATACTTGCCATCGGCATTTCTAAAACCTGAACCCGGAACAAGTGCACATCGGCTGGTGTACGCCAGAATGCTGGTGCCTGTGGTAGTACACGCATCTTCTACTGCGAAGAAAGGTACAAACACAGACTTGTTACGACCGTAATCATGATCCGGCAGATAGAAAAGGATCTCTCCCTGACGCAGAATTCGAATCATACGTTTCACGTCTTTTCGGTGAATCAGACGGTTGCCGTTTTGAGTACGACCACGGTATTGAATAAATTCATAAGCCGGATTGTTGTGCGGGCGATAAACACCTAAACCTGAAATACCAAGAACAGCCATTGCTCGTGCCGTGATCTCTAGGTTCAAGGCATGCACACAGCACAAAAGAACGCCTTTGCCGTTGGCTTTGTGTGTACGCAGCATTTGAGTGTCTTTGTCCACTAGGATGCGCTTGAAGCGCCATGTAGGCCAAAACCAAGTAATGCCAGTTTCGATCAGTGCCATACCGGTGTTCTTAAAGTTCTCACTCACCATAGCAGCGACTTCGTCTGCTGGCTTGTCTGGGAAGGCCAGTTCTAGGTTACGTGCTGCGACTGCAACGCGCTTTTTACCATAGCGAGCACCAAGAGAGCCTAACGAGCGACCTAGCAGTAACAAGATACGGTAAGGGAGAACGTTAACGATAAGCGCCAATAGCCCAAAGCCGAACCAAACACCCCAATATTTAGGGTGAAGTAGAGCTAGAGTAAAAGGCGGCTTAGTAATCACGTGTTGTGCCGTGCCGTTTGCTGAAGAAGTTTTCGTCGTCATAACCATCACTTAAGATTTGATTGCTACTTAATTTGATTGCTACTTAATCTGAGCGCTTAGCAGTGCCCAATAAGCATCAAAGTTTTCTGTCGGTTGATATTTGAAGTCAGAACGTACAAATCGATTCAGGCTGCCTTCAACTTGACCTAGCAACTGAGCCGCTAAGATTTTCTCATCAACTGGGAACGATTTTCCTTCACGAAGCTTTCTTTCGCGAAGAATTTGGCGAAGTTGAGTCTCAATACGTTCGAAAAGCTGATTAATTCGTTCACGAAGACGCTCATTCTCAAACATTAGGGCATGACCCGATAAAATACGAGTTAAGCCTGGGTTGCGCTCAGAGAAGACTAAGATCAGTTGCATCACTAAGCGGATACGCTCAAGAGTGTCTTTCTCTTCATCGAGAATGCGGTTGATTCGAGACATCAACGCTTCTTCTATAAACTCGATCAAGCCTTCAAACATGCGGGCTTTGCTTGGGAAGTGGCGGTATAACGCAGCTTCAGATACGCCGACTTGCTTAGCCAACTTTACCGTTGTGATACGAGAAGCACCTTCGGTCGATTCCAACATTTGTGCGAGAGCTTGTAGGATTTCTTCACGACGGTTTGATTTTCGAGTACCAGCCATCTATTTACTTCCTTTCCTAAAGATGAGGATTGAGTGAAGAAAGATTATAAACACCATTCAATTCTGTTTCCTAGTTTTGTGAGCCCTAGGTCAACAGAATCGAGAGGTGTCAGCAGATTGTCAGAGCAAATCTGTGCGTTTATGCATCAATAAGCTGTTGGATCTGATCGAGGATCTGGAAACCTAGCGTGTCTTTGCTCTCTAGTGGTAGAGATTTATCGCCGCCTTTCCAGTAAAGGTGCAATTCATTGCTACTGCTATTGAAACCTTGGCCTTCGACAGAAACGTCATTGGCACAAATCATATCAAGGTTCTTTCTTTCGAGCTTTCCGCGAGCGTATTTCTCTACATCTTGAGTTTCAGCAGCAAAGCCGACAGTAAATGGGCGACCTTCAGTCATTGAGGCGACAGAAGCGACAATGTCTGGGTTCTTAACCATGTGAATAGACATGTCATCTTTGCCATCGACCTTTTTGAGCTTTTGGTCTGCGATGGTCTCAGGGCGATAATCGGCAACCGCGGCGCAGCTGATGAAAATATCGTGTCGAGCGGCGTTAGCAGTAACGGCATCAAACATCTGTTGTGCGCTATCTACATCAACGCGAGTTACCTTGTTTGGTGTCGCGAGTGATACTGGACCGCTGACTAGGGTGACTGTTGCACCTTGTTTCGCGGCTGCTTCAGCTAGTGCATAGCCCATTTTTCCTGAGCTGTGATTAGTAATGTAGCGTACAGGGTCGATCGCTTCACGAGTCGGGCCTGCAGTAATAAGCACAGAACGGCCAGCAAGTGGCTTAGGTTGGAAGAAGTCTTCACAGCGATGCACGAGCTGCATTGGCTCTAACATGCGTCCCATACCAACATCACCACAAGCTTGCTCGCCTGCAGCAGGTCCCCAGATTTCACAACCACGACGTTTTAGTGTCGCGATGTTCTCTTGAGTGGCTGGGTGGCTGTACATTTGCTGGTTCATTGCTGGAGATACCGCAACTGGCGCATCGGTTGCTAACACCAGAGTGGTCAGTAGGTCGTTGCCCATGCCAGCAGTCATGCGTGCAATCAAGTCAGCGGTTGCAGGTGCTAGTAATACTAAGTCAGCCCACTTTGCTAGCTCGATGTGCCCCATAGAAGCTTCTGCAGCAGGATCAAGCAAACTATCAGACACAGGCCTTCCCGAGACTGCCTGCATGGTAAGGGGAGTGATGAACTCCTTGGCTGCATTGGTCATGACGACTTGTACCTGCGCCCCACGCTCAATTAGGCGGCGAGTCAGCTCGGCACATTTATAAGCAGCGATACCACCACTAATACCAAGAAGAATTTTTTTCCCTGCTAGGCCTTGTTGGTCAGCGTTACTCAGTGGATTAACCTGTGTTTGCATGATTCTGTTCCTTAATTTTTCTGCGACTTACGATATCAGAACAAAGGATGAGTGCCTAGAAGCAGAACTCGAACAGAGTTGACGCTCATCAAGTTGGTGTTATCAAACTTATCAATTACACGATTTTGTAAGTGACTCGCTGCCTTTTATCTCTATCAAAGGATCTCTGAGTGCAAGCTCATTAAGCTGATGGATCGTGTTCATGACCAATGATTAGCTTTTATATGCCGATAAATAAAATGCCCGCCGAATCGATGCCAAGAGAAAAGTTATTGAATAGAGGACCAGATTCGTTAAGTGATGCCGAACTTTTAGCAATATTTCTTAGAACGGGTACGCAAGGAATGAACGTTTTAGAGTTGGCGGACAAGTTAATTAAAGATTTTGGTTCGCTAAGGCATCTTTTTTCAGCAACGGAGGCAGAGTTCTGCGCTCATAAAGGGATGGGGCAGGCTAAATACGTTCAACTGCAGGCTGTGTTAGAGATGACGCAGCGCTATCTCGCGGAGACTTTATCTCGAGGTGACGCCTTAACCAGCCCCAGTCATACCAAGCTTTATCTCTCGAGCATATTGCGCGATCGCCAGCGAGAAGCCTTCTATATATTGTTCCTAGATAACCAGAATAGGGTCATAAAAGACGAGGTGATGTTTGAAGGAACCATCGATGCCGCATCGGTTTACCCGCGGGAAGTGGTAAAACGCGCTCTTCATCATAATGCAGCGGCATTAATTTTAGCGCATAACCATCCTTCGGGTGTCGCAGAGCCAAGCCAAGCAGATAGACGAATCACACGCCGTTTAACCGATGCATTAGCGCTGGTGGACATCCGAATTCTCGACCATTTTGTCGTCGGAGATGGTGAAGTTGTCTCTTTTGCAGAGCGTGGATGGATTTGAATCACATTTTAGGTTGTTAGTTACGTTAAATCTGCTATTATTCCGCCCACATTTTTAGACCTAAAATCAGCTCTGATTACTCAAGCAAGCTGCGCTGCACAAAAAAAGATCACGAAACCCGTAAAAAGGATCTGTTCGGGTCTTGAGCAATGCGTGTCAAGTTAGTATAATGCGCGACCTTTGATAGCCTTGTATGGATTTTCCATAACGGTTTTTACCTTCTATTTTAATTGATAGAGAGGTTCGGCCACCAAGGTTGATATCGAGCTGAAACGATTGGAGAAGACATTCATGTCCCGAGTATGCCAAGTAACTGGTAAGCGTCCAGTAACGGGTAACAACCGTTCACACGCACGCAATGCTACTAAGCGCCGTTTTCTGCCGAACCTACAAACTCATCGTTTCTGGGTAGAGAGCGAAAAACGTTTTGTTAAACTACGTCTAACTGCTAAAGGCATGCGTATCATTGATAAGAAAGGCATCGATGCTGTTCTTGTTGATATCCGTGCACGTGGCGAAAACGTTTAAGAGGAATTAAGCAATGGCTAAAGGCATTCGTGAGAAAATTCGTCTAGTATCTTCTGCAGGTACTGGTCACTTCTACACAACTGATAAGAACAAGCGTAACATGCCAGGCAAATTTGAGATCAAAAAGTTTGATCCAGTAGTTCGCCAACACGTTATGTACAAAGAAGCGAAAATCAAGTAATTGATGCTTTTTTTGCTCTTCTTCAGTAGAAGAAAGAATTGAAAAACCCAGCTTAATCGCTGGGTTTTTTTATACCCAAAGTTTGAGTAACTTAACTGCTCTTACTTGATATAACGCCTAATCGATAGAAAATCGTGCAGCATGGAAAGTATTGCCACTTTCACGATATACTGATTGCTCAATAGGTTAGATGAGCAGAATCAGATGAGATATCGTGGACGTAGGTGGAACAACATACTCATGTTGAGCGTGATTGCTTTTATTGGCGTGTTAAACCTTCCAACATTGATCAAAGCTTATCTCATCGAACCTGAGCCAGAATCTGAACTTAAGGTAAGTAGTCCTTACCCCTATCTATTAAATCCTGAATCAGAACTTCAAGCGTTGCACTTTGTGAAGTGGTCAATCGTACAAGAGGATGGTCAGTGGGTTTATCAAATGAAAGAGTCCGTGCCAAAACAAGCGACGAGTGCACAAGAGCTGTCACAACGTTGGCAACAGCTTGTAGGTACCGAGGTCGACTCACAAACCTATAACGACCTTTCTCCTCAGCTCAATACACCACACACTGTTGAAGTTTGGTATCACGCTCAGGAAGAGCCCCAGCGTATTACATATTATCAGCTGCCTGATTTTTGGTTATTAAAAAACTGGAATGATCAGTGGTTGGCGGTGTCTATTGAAGAGAGTTACTTGTTTCCAAGTCTTAACTCAGAGCATTCCTCAAAACCGGACGACTAAACTATGCCTGAATTACCCGAAGTCGAAGTAAGCCGTATGGGGATCTCACCTCATTTAGTCGGTGAGACCATCAAGACCCTTACCTTCCGTACGCCTAAGCTGCGTTGGGATATCCCACAAGATCTTAAAAAGTTAGAAGGGCAGGTGATTCGTGCGATCTCACGTCGCGCCAAGTACCTGTTGATTGAAACTGATACGGGCACTGCCATTGTGCATCTTGGTATGTCTGGCTCACTGCGTGTATTAGATGCCGATTTCCCCGCGGCAAAGCACGATCACGTGGATCTCAAGCTGACTAATGGTAAGGTGCTGCGTTATAACGACCCTCGTCGCTTTGGAGCGTGGTTATGGTCGGCGCCTGATGAAACTCATCCTGTGTTGCTTGGTTCTGGCCCAGAGCCACTGACTGACGACTTTAACGCTGAGTACATCGCCGAGAAGGCCGAAAAGCGTAAAGTGGCTATTAAACAGTTCATTATGGACAACAAAGTAGTAGTGGGTGTCGGGAATATCTACGCCAATGAAGCGCTATTTTCTTCACGAATCCACCCTTTACGCCCCGCAAGCAAAGTAACAAAAGAAGAATGGATCTTGTTAACCCAAGAGATCAAGCAAGTGCTCGCTACCGCCATCAAACAAGGTGGCACTACCCTCAAAGACTTCGCACAAGCAGATGGTAAGCCCGGATACTTCGCGCAAGAGCTGCAAGTGTATGGTAAAGCCGGTGAAAAGTGCCCGAGTTGTGGTGAGAAACTTGAAGAGCAAAAAATCGGACAACGCAATACGTTTTATTGCAAAGAGTGCCAAGTATAGAAAACCTGAACTCGTGTTCACTTTTTATTGCTAGTCGATAGGCTAGCGAGTGGCTACAATTGTACTAATTATATGAATTGAGAATAGTAGAATGAAATATTTAGTAACTGGCGTTGCTGGTTTTATTGGCTCTGCAGTATCAGAGCGACTATGTGCGGCAGGGCATGAGGTTGTTGGTATCGATAACCTAAATGACTACTATGAAGTCTCTCTGAAACATGATCGCCTTAAACGTATCGAACATGAAAACCTTACCTTTATCGAGCTTGATCTTGCGGATAGAGAAGGCATCGCTGAGCTTTTCGCACAGCAAAAGTTTGACCGTGTTATTCACTTAGCGGCGCAGGCTGGCGTTCGTTACTCAATCGATAATCCAATGGCGTATGCCGACAGTAATCTTGTTGGCCACTTAGCTATTTTAGAAGGTTGTCGTCATAATAAAGTTGAACACCTAGTTTATGCGTCTTCGAGCTCTGTCTATGGTTTGAACCACAAAATGCCATTCCACACGGCAGACAGCGTTGACCACCCAATTTCATTGTACGCTGCGACTAAGAAGTCGAATGAGCTGATGGCACATACCTATTCTCACCTATACGATGTACCGACGACAGGCTTACGCTTCTTTACGGTTTACGGCCCTTGGAGTCGCCCTGATATGGCGATGTTCAAGTTTGCGAATTTAATCGTAGCGGGCAAAGAGATCGATATTTATAACAACGGCGACATGATGCGTGACTTCACTTACATCGATGATATCGTTGAAGGCATTATTCGTGTACAAGACCGAGTTCCGGCAAAACAACCAGATTGGACAGTAGAGCAAGGGTCACCAGCGACTAGCTCAGCACCATACCGAGTGTTCAACATCGGTCATGGTAGCCCAGTTAAATTGATGGATTACATCGAAGCGCTTGAAAGTGCAATTGGTGTTGAAGCGAAGAAGAACTTCATGCCAATGCAACCTGGTGATGTATACGCAACTTACGCCGATACTGAGGATCTGTTTGAAGCAGTTGGCTATAAGCCTCAAGTGAAGATCCAAGAAGGCGCAAAAGCATTCGCGGATTGGTATAAGGCTTACTATTCTCTGTAAGAGCTAGTCTCTCGAACAAAAATAGCGCTCAATGAGCGCTATTTTTTGGTTCATCGCGGATTAGCGGGAACTAAAAACAAAAAAACGGTAGTAAGTGATATGGTTTAGTCGCCAAACAAAAATCATACACAAACTACCGTTTTCATGCCGAATCATACTTTCCTATCTTCATTCTGGGAAGGCTTTAAAATAGTAAAGTCTCACCAGACAGCATCACTTGTTACACTAACTCTTAAACCTAATTCTGAGGCTAAATGCCTTTGCGGTCTTGAAGCTGAGGCTATCCATGAGTATCAATGGCGTCATGTGAAAGAGGCCATGTTGTTCAATGTTCCTGTTGAGCTTTCCGTTCAAACTCGAAGGATCAAGTGTCGTGACTGCGGCATAAAAACAGAGTTTCTATCTTGGTTAGAGCCTTATGCTCGTATAACGACGCGTCTAAAAAGCTATATAGAACAACTACTGCCTCTTCTTCCCATTAAGCATATCTCCCAGTTAACGAGCGTTCATTGGCACACCATTAAAGAGATAGATAAACGTCGACTTCGCCAAGTGGTACCGTCAGTGAAATGGGAAGGGCTAAGGCAACTCGTCATGGACGAGTTCGCCATCTTTAAAGGGCACCGATATGCCACAGTCATCGCTGATGCTAAGACTCACCAAGTCATTTGGATAGGGTTAGGTCGTAGCCGCAAGGACATACGACCGTTTTTCGAGCAGTTAGGCAAGCATGGTAACAATATCGAAGCGGTCGCAATGGACATGAATACGGCTTTTGACCTTGAAGTTCAAGCGCACTGCCCGAATGCAAAAATCGTTTACGACTTATTCCATGTTGTTGCTAAGTTCGGTCGTGAGGTGATGGATAGAGTCAGAGTCGACCAAGCTAACAAACTCAAGCAGGATAAAAAAGCGAGGCAATGGGTGAAGCGCTCACGCTGGGTACTGCTGAAAAACAGAGGTAATTTAAATGCACGACAAGATAGCTATCTTACTGAAATATTGAATATCAATAAGGACTTGATGGCCACTTATATACTCGGCTCACAACTCAAAGAGCTTTGGTACTGTAAATCAGAAGCACATGCTAAGGGGCTCTGGGAGGTATGGTGGGCACAAGTGCAAGAGAGTGGAATTAAGCCATTGAAAGAGTTTGCACGAAAACTGAGGCCTTATCTTCACGGTATTATTGCATCGGCAACTTATCCGCTCAACACCTGCACATTGGAAGGGATAAACAACAAAATAAAGTTAATCAAGCGAATGGGGTATGGATATCGAGATACAGACTACTTCTTCTTGAAGATAAAAGCGGCTTTCCCCGGAAAGCCGCGATGAACCTTTTTTTTTTGAAGATAGTAAATGCTGAGCATCTATAATTTGGGCCTGTATTCTTTTCCTAAAATAGACAGGTGATAAAAGTTAGTTGCTAGGTTGAGCGTCATGCTCTTTATTTTATTAGCGGCTTTCAGTAAGGCTACTGAATAGTTTTTTTTGCCTTTGCCTTTGCCTTGACGAATGATTGACGGCTGCTTACTACGCTGTAATCCCGCAGGTGCAACACCAAACATGGGGTGTTTATGAACCCAAGTATTCCGTAAGAAGACATCGACCGGATAATTGAAAGTTGAACTATGTTCGATAAAAGATCGTGCAGCTTTTGGAGATATAGCGTAGCAGGCAGTTCCTTGAGGAACTTTCAAGTACTTTACAAGGTTTTGGTTTTTGTACTTATCAACAGAGTAATGCAGTTTGTTTTTACTGTCTTGTAAGCGAATAAAACCACATTGCTCAATATGCTGCTCTGCGATAGCTAGCGTATTGCGAAAT is a genomic window of Vibrio sp. ED004 containing:
- a CDS encoding cold-shock protein, translated to MSNKVNGVVKWFNEEKGFGFLTQDNGGADVFVHFRAIASEGFKTLKEGQQVSFEVEQGQKGLQAANVVAL
- the slmA gene encoding nucleoid occlusion factor SlmA; this encodes MAGTRKSNRREEILQALAQMLESTEGASRITTVKLAKQVGVSEAALYRHFPSKARMFEGLIEFIEEALMSRINRILDEEKDTLERIRLVMQLILVFSERNPGLTRILSGHALMFENERLRERINQLFERIETQLRQILRERKLREGKSFPVDEKILAAQLLGQVEGSLNRFVRSDFKYQPTENFDAYWALLSAQIK
- the coaBC gene encoding bifunctional phosphopantothenoylcysteine decarboxylase/phosphopantothenate--cysteine ligase CoaBC, whose protein sequence is MQTQVNPLSNADQQGLAGKKILLGISGGIAAYKCAELTRRLIERGAQVQVVMTNAAKEFITPLTMQAVSGRPVSDSLLDPAAEASMGHIELAKWADLVLLAPATADLIARMTAGMGNDLLTTLVLATDAPVAVSPAMNQQMYSHPATQENIATLKRRGCEIWGPAAGEQACGDVGMGRMLEPMQLVHRCEDFFQPKPLAGRSVLITAGPTREAIDPVRYITNHSSGKMGYALAEAAAKQGATVTLVSGPVSLATPNKVTRVDVDSAQQMFDAVTANAARHDIFISCAAVADYRPETIADQKLKKVDGKDDMSIHMVKNPDIVASVASMTEGRPFTVGFAAETQDVEKYARGKLERKNLDMICANDVSVEGQGFNSSSNELHLYWKGGDKSLPLESKDTLGFQILDQIQQLIDA
- the pyrE gene encoding orotate phosphoribosyltransferase, which translates into the protein MKAYQREFIEFALEKEVLKFGEFTLKSGRKSPYFFNAGLFNTGRDLARLGRFYAAALADSGIEFDVLFGPAYKGIPIATTTAVALADHHDVDTPYCFNRKEAKDHGEGGNLVGSALEGRIMLVDDVITAGTAIRESMEIIQANGADLAGVLVAIDRQEKGKGELSAIQEVERDFGCAIISIVSLTDLVTFLEEKGTDAAHLDAVKAYRAQYGI
- the rpmB gene encoding 50S ribosomal protein L28, which gives rise to MSRVCQVTGKRPVTGNNRSHARNATKRRFLPNLQTHRFWVESEKRFVKLRLTAKGMRIIDKKGIDAVLVDIRARGENV
- the mutM gene encoding bifunctional DNA-formamidopyrimidine glycosylase/DNA-(apurinic or apyrimidinic site) lyase, which gives rise to MPELPEVEVSRMGISPHLVGETIKTLTFRTPKLRWDIPQDLKKLEGQVIRAISRRAKYLLIETDTGTAIVHLGMSGSLRVLDADFPAAKHDHVDLKLTNGKVLRYNDPRRFGAWLWSAPDETHPVLLGSGPEPLTDDFNAEYIAEKAEKRKVAIKQFIMDNKVVVGVGNIYANEALFSSRIHPLRPASKVTKEEWILLTQEIKQVLATAIKQGGTTLKDFAQADGKPGYFAQELQVYGKAGEKCPSCGEKLEEQKIGQRNTFYCKECQV
- a CDS encoding YicC/YloC family endoribonuclease, whose product is MIYSMTAYARKEVKGDWGTAVWEIRSVNQRYLETYFRMPEQFRGLEPILRERFRKRLARGKVECNLRFEANPAAKGELSINEGLAQQVINAANQVMTMTGEESRLNPFQVMNWPGVMETPEQDMDAINKDLLDAFNDAIAEFIDARAREGENMKALIVQRLDAITEEVVKVRARMPEILEWQRERLLNKFEEAKIELEGSRVEQELILLAQKSDVAEELDRLDSHVKEANAVLKKGGACGRKLDFMMQEFNRESNTLASKSISTDITASGVELKVLIEQMREQIQNIE
- the rpmG gene encoding 50S ribosomal protein L33, producing MAKGIREKIRLVSSAGTGHFYTTDKNKRNMPGKFEIKKFDPVVRQHVMYKEAKIK
- the radC gene encoding DNA repair protein RadC, encoding MPINKMPAESMPREKLLNRGPDSLSDAELLAIFLRTGTQGMNVLELADKLIKDFGSLRHLFSATEAEFCAHKGMGQAKYVQLQAVLEMTQRYLAETLSRGDALTSPSHTKLYLSSILRDRQREAFYILFLDNQNRVIKDEVMFEGTIDAASVYPREVVKRALHHNAAALILAHNHPSGVAEPSQADRRITRRLTDALALVDIRILDHFVVGDGEVVSFAERGWI
- the lpxL gene encoding LpxL/LpxP family Kdo(2)-lipid IV(A) lauroyl/palmitoleoyl acyltransferase, with protein sequence MTTKTSSANGTAQHVITKPPFTLALLHPKYWGVWFGFGLLALIVNVLPYRILLLLGRSLGSLGARYGKKRVAVAARNLELAFPDKPADEVAAMVSENFKNTGMALIETGITWFWPTWRFKRILVDKDTQMLRTHKANGKGVLLCCVHALNLEITARAMAVLGISGLGVYRPHNNPAYEFIQYRGRTQNGNRLIHRKDVKRMIRILRQGEILFYLPDHDYGRNKSVFVPFFAVEDACTTTGTSILAYTSRCALVPGSGFRNADGKYEIMADESIEDNYPQKDEKAAAAYMNSYLEKIILRAPEQWMWLHKRFKTMEDPEAERGIRYK
- the rph gene encoding ribonuclease PH, which codes for MRPNDRAVDQIRPIKITRNYTAYAEGSVLVEFGNTKVLCNATVEENVPRWLKGQGKGWVTAEYGMLPRATHTRNRREAASGKQGGRTMEIQRLIARSLRAVVDLKVMGEIMITVDCDVIQADGGTRTASISGASVAMADAINSLLASGKLKKNPMKGHVAAVSVGIVGAQALCDLEYVEDSAADTDMNVVMTEDGKMIEIQGTAEGEPFSHEELMQLLALANKGIADIVEAQKAALAD